In the genome of Myxococcus stipitatus, one region contains:
- a CDS encoding IS3 family transposase (programmed frameshift), producing the protein MPRRERRKYTPEFKARAVKMVLEEGKSRAQVAKDLDLTRSALEAWMRQSRTDAGQGPSGALTTGEKEELAQLRREVRQLRMEREIPKKRGGLLRQGEHVRFTAIQEEKANYPVAMLCRVLEVSRAGYYAWEGREASARQKANAALVERIQQVHQDSRRTYGSPRVQAELKAQGLPVGRHRVARLMREAGLRARRRRRFVHTTDSKHGLPVAPNVLARDFNPPRPDRTWATDITYVPTREGWLYLAVVLDLFSRRVIGWAMDRCIDRHLVLSALDMALKGRCPPAGLLHHSDRGSQYASEDYQRALAARGIRCSMSRKGNCWDNAVVESFFSTLKTELVHEADFSTREAAKGGLFEFIEVFYNRKRRHSSLGYVSPAEFEKTASQVPLAA; encoded by the exons ATGCCGAGACGCGAGCGCAGGAAGTACACGCCCGAGTTCAAAGCCCGGGCTGTGAAGATGGTGCTGGAAGAGGGCAAGTCGCGAGCCCAGGTGGCCAAGGACCTGGACCTGACTCGCAGTGCGCTGGAGGCATGGATGAGGCAGTCCCGAACGGACGCGGGCCAGGGGCCGTCCGGGGCGCTGACGACGGGTGAGAAGGAGGAACTCGCTCAGTTGCGCCGCGAGGTGCGCCAGCTGCGGATGGAGCGGGAGATAC CTAAAAAACGCGGCGGCCTTCTTCGCCAAGGAGAGCACGTGAGGTTCACGGCCATCCAGGAGGAGAAGGCGAACTACCCGGTGGCGATGCTGTGCCGTGTGCTGGAGGTGTCCCGAGCGGGCTACTACGCCTGGGAGGGACGTGAAGCGTCGGCACGCCAGAAGGCCAATGCGGCGCTGGTGGAGCGAATCCAGCAGGTGCATCAGGACAGCCGCCGCACCTATGGTAGCCCACGCGTCCAGGCCGAGCTGAAGGCCCAGGGGCTGCCCGTGGGCCGGCACCGCGTGGCCCGGCTCATGCGCGAGGCTGGGCTCCGCGCTCGTCGACGCAGACGGTTCGTGCACACCACGGACTCCAAGCACGGCCTCCCGGTGGCGCCCAACGTGCTGGCTCGCGACTTCAATCCACCAAGGCCCGACCGGACGTGGGCGACGGACATCACGTACGTGCCCACGCGGGAGGGCTGGCTCTACCTGGCAGTAGTGCTGGACCTCTTCAGTCGGCGCGTCATCGGTTGGGCCATGGACCGCTGCATCGACCGGCACCTGGTGCTTTCGGCTCTCGACATGGCGCTCAAAGGTCGCTGTCCCCCAGCGGGACTGTTGCACCACTCGGATAGGGGCAGCCAATACGCCAGTGAGGACTACCAGCGAGCGCTGGCCGCCCGCGGCATCCGATGCAGCATGAGCCGCAAGGGCAACTGCTGGGACAACGCCGTGGTGGAGAGCTTCTTCTCCACGCTGAAGACAGAGCTGGTGCACGAAGCGGACTTCTCGACGCGCGAGGCGGCGAAGGGTGGCTTGTTCGAGTTCATCGAGGTGTTCTACAACCGCAAGCGGCGGCACTCCTCACTTGGCTACGTCAGTCCCGCCGAGTTCGAGAAGACCGCCTCGCAGGTGCCACTGGCTGCTTAA
- the tnpB gene encoding IS66 family insertion sequence element accessory protein TnpB (TnpB, as the term is used for proteins encoded by IS66 family insertion elements, is considered an accessory protein, since TnpC, encoded by a neighboring gene, is a DDE family transposase.), translating to MFTLPASVRVVLATEPVDMRKSIDGLMALVQSGWGEDVYSGHLFAFVSRRGDRIKVLAWSRGGFVLLYKRLETGRFRLPKVETEARTVALDATQLAMLLDGIDVAEVRRPSAWAPPGRPAS from the coding sequence GTGTTCACCCTGCCTGCGTCCGTGCGCGTGGTGTTGGCCACGGAGCCAGTGGACATGCGCAAGTCGATTGATGGGTTGATGGCCCTGGTGCAGTCGGGGTGGGGAGAGGACGTGTACTCCGGGCACCTCTTCGCCTTCGTCTCGCGCAGAGGGGACCGCATCAAGGTGTTGGCGTGGAGTCGTGGCGGATTCGTGCTGCTGTACAAAAGACTGGAGACGGGGCGCTTCCGGTTGCCCAAGGTGGAGACCGAGGCGCGGACGGTGGCGCTGGACGCGACGCAGTTGGCGATGTTGCTGGACGGCATCGACGTGGCCGAAGTCCGACGCCCGTCTGCCTGGGCACCTCCCGGCCGCCCGGCCTCCTGA
- the tnpC gene encoding IS66 family transposase, translating into MTSLEAKMAALERRVFGKRTEKLPPVAQELKARQDSPEEERARAAAALRTRRARAARKADAAVEREVRHEVPAEDRHCPACGSEELNPLGEGRRTVVYEHVPAFFEKQVHVQEVLACTCGRGVVTAPAPPKVVDKGEYGPGLLAHVVVSKCADAMPLHRLAQRMERGGVPMSRSTLTDLFHQSASAVRPLSSYLLQRIASAEVVWADETPLRVLDVKKTRRGYLWTFLTQTPQSEWLIGYRFSLGRAGKTPKDVLGGTTGALVVDGYTGYNAVTLPEGRTRVGCWAHLRRRFFEALPTAPEAREAMDLILELYRVEAQARDAGLVGTAAHRALRQESSTRVLVRLRTWLEVQTPRHPPKSPLGQALSYATKQWEALTRFVEDPRLPLDNNRSEAALRKAALGRKNFLFVGHETAGENLAGLYALVATCEANGVNPEAYLADVLLRVQTHPNSRIAELLPHEWKRQQTTGPPESRFQPQP; encoded by the coding sequence ATGACTTCGCTGGAGGCGAAGATGGCGGCGTTGGAGCGCCGCGTCTTCGGCAAGAGGACGGAGAAGCTGCCGCCCGTGGCCCAGGAGCTGAAGGCCCGCCAAGACTCCCCAGAGGAAGAGCGGGCCCGGGCGGCAGCGGCCCTCCGGACGCGACGCGCACGAGCGGCCCGCAAGGCCGACGCCGCGGTGGAGCGTGAAGTCAGGCACGAAGTCCCCGCCGAAGACAGGCACTGCCCGGCCTGCGGCAGCGAGGAACTCAATCCCCTGGGGGAGGGGCGCCGGACGGTGGTGTACGAGCACGTGCCGGCCTTCTTCGAGAAGCAGGTGCACGTGCAAGAAGTGCTGGCGTGCACCTGCGGCCGAGGTGTCGTCACCGCGCCCGCGCCACCCAAGGTGGTGGACAAGGGCGAGTACGGCCCGGGTCTCCTGGCACACGTCGTCGTCTCCAAGTGCGCGGACGCCATGCCGCTGCACCGCCTGGCACAGCGGATGGAGCGGGGCGGAGTCCCCATGAGCCGCAGCACGCTGACGGACCTCTTCCACCAGTCGGCCTCGGCGGTGCGGCCTCTGTCCTCGTACCTCTTGCAGCGCATTGCCTCGGCCGAGGTGGTGTGGGCTGACGAGACGCCGCTGCGCGTGCTGGACGTGAAGAAGACGCGCCGAGGCTACCTCTGGACGTTTCTCACCCAGACGCCCCAGAGCGAGTGGCTCATCGGCTACCGCTTCAGCCTGGGCCGCGCGGGCAAGACGCCCAAGGACGTGCTGGGCGGCACCACGGGCGCGCTCGTGGTGGACGGGTACACCGGCTACAACGCGGTGACACTGCCGGAGGGCCGCACGCGCGTCGGCTGCTGGGCCCACCTGCGCCGTCGCTTCTTCGAGGCACTGCCCACCGCGCCTGAGGCCCGGGAGGCGATGGACCTCATCCTGGAGCTCTACCGGGTGGAGGCCCAGGCGCGGGACGCGGGCCTCGTGGGCACTGCGGCGCATCGCGCGTTGCGCCAGGAGTCCAGCACTCGCGTTCTCGTGCGTCTGCGCACGTGGCTCGAAGTCCAGACGCCGCGCCACCCGCCGAAGAGTCCGCTGGGGCAGGCTCTCTCCTACGCGACGAAGCAGTGGGAGGCGCTCACCCGCTTCGTCGAGGACCCGCGGCTGCCCTTGGACAACAACCGCTCGGAGGCGGCGTTGCGAAAGGCCGCACTCGGCCGCAAGAACTTCCTCTTCGTCGGACACGAAACCGCTGGCGAGAATCTCGCGGGTCTCTACGCGCTGGTCGCTACCTGCGAGGCCAACGGCGTCAACCCCGAGGCGTACCTGGCTGACGTCCTGCTCCGCGTCCAGACGCACCCGAACTCGCGCATCGCGGAGCTGTTGCCTCACGAGTGGAAGCGTCAGCAGACCACCGGTCCGCCCGAGTCACGCTTCCAGCCCCAGCCCTGA
- the tnpA gene encoding IS66 family insertion sequence element accessory protein TnpA: protein MSKLVESEEWFQVAEAFEASGLTQKEFSAQRGLRLSTLQSWVYRRRRQRSRKAPAVRLLPVEVASTTQASAAMLEIVLPGGARVRFAPGTDVGYVARLLTALGR, encoded by the coding sequence ATGTCGAAGCTGGTTGAGAGTGAAGAGTGGTTCCAGGTCGCCGAGGCGTTTGAAGCGAGCGGCCTGACGCAAAAGGAGTTCTCCGCGCAGCGCGGGTTGAGGCTTAGCACGCTGCAGTCGTGGGTTTACCGGCGCCGACGTCAGCGGAGCAGGAAGGCCCCCGCTGTGAGACTGTTGCCGGTGGAGGTGGCGAGCACGACGCAAGCGAGCGCGGCGATGCTCGAGATAGTGCTGCCCGGCGGAGCGCGAGTGAGGTTCGCCCCAGGCACCGACGTCGGGTACGTGGCCCGGCTCCTCACGGCGCTGGGCAGGTGA